One Cryobacterium psychrophilum DNA segment encodes these proteins:
- the lipB gene encoding lipoyl(octanoyl) transferase LipB, producing the protein MLDFVVAGLSANSVPYVEGLELQRAVHQSVVSGERTDTVLLLEHQPVYTAGKRTLPEERPTDDTPVSDVGRGGKITWHDPGQLVGYPILHLAEPVDVVGYVRHLEGILIDVLVDFGIDAVRVAGRSGVWVGVAGHEDKIAAIGIRVAQGVTMHGFALNCSNSLDPYTRIIACGIRDASVTTMSRALGRIVHPSELIEHIKTGFLNTVRTNA; encoded by the coding sequence ATGCTCGACTTTGTCGTCGCGGGGCTAAGCGCCAACTCCGTGCCGTATGTTGAGGGCCTTGAGCTCCAACGCGCAGTCCACCAATCCGTCGTCTCAGGTGAGAGGACGGATACTGTTCTCCTCCTCGAGCATCAACCCGTGTACACCGCCGGCAAACGGACGCTCCCTGAGGAACGCCCCACCGACGACACCCCCGTCAGTGACGTCGGTCGAGGCGGCAAGATCACCTGGCACGACCCCGGCCAGCTCGTCGGCTATCCGATCCTCCATCTGGCGGAACCCGTCGACGTTGTCGGCTACGTACGCCACCTCGAAGGCATTCTGATCGACGTACTCGTTGACTTCGGCATCGACGCCGTCCGCGTCGCTGGCCGCTCCGGCGTGTGGGTAGGCGTGGCCGGGCACGAAGACAAAATCGCAGCCATCGGCATACGTGTCGCCCAGGGTGTCACGATGCACGGCTTCGCCCTGAACTGCAGCAACTCCCTGGATCCCTACACCCGCATCATCGCCTGCGGCATTCGTGATGCCAGCGTGACGACCATGTCACGCGCACTCGGCCGCATCGTTCACCCGAGCGAACTGATCGAACATATCAAGACCGGATTTCTCAACACCGTCAGGACGAACGCATGA